From a region of the Sulfoacidibacillus ferrooxidans genome:
- a CDS encoding response regulator, translating to MTIRVLLADDHAVVRMGLAAVLTTSTDFQVIAEAGDGEQAVDLVMTRDVDVLLLDLLMPKLDGVAVIRRIRASGKVTPIVVLTSSVEDTHVFAALQAGATSYLLKTSSAQEIRTALIRAVAGKSTLSSDVQRQVVMQLQNPSMSNGLDALTDRERQVLEVLASGKSNQQIADILHIGLKTVKSHVSNIFIKLDVEDRTQAAIFAIRHGLV from the coding sequence ATGACAATTAGAGTTTTACTAGCGGACGATCACGCTGTTGTACGTATGGGATTGGCGGCGGTTTTGACGACATCGACAGATTTTCAAGTAATCGCTGAGGCGGGGGATGGGGAGCAGGCGGTTGACCTTGTCATGACGCGCGACGTTGATGTTCTCTTACTCGATTTGTTGATGCCAAAACTGGATGGTGTGGCGGTTATACGAAGAATTCGAGCAAGCGGAAAGGTTACGCCCATTGTAGTGTTGACAAGTTCCGTCGAGGACACCCATGTATTTGCGGCTTTGCAGGCTGGCGCTACGTCTTATTTACTCAAGACATCTTCCGCACAGGAGATTCGCACGGCCTTGATACGCGCGGTTGCAGGTAAATCAACCTTATCTTCCGATGTTCAGCGCCAGGTGGTCATGCAGTTGCAAAATCCGTCGATGAGTAATGGTTTGGATGCTCTCACGGATCGCGAGCGGCAAGTCTTGGAGGTTCTGGCATCGGGAAAGAGCAACCAACAAATCGCTGATATACTCCACATTGGCTTGAAAACGGTCAAGTCGCATGTCAGTAACATTTTCATCAAGCTTGATGTGGAAGATCGAACGCAGGCTGCCATCTTTGCGATACGTCACGGTCTGGTCTAG
- a CDS encoding DUF1572 family protein produces the protein MDVGTIYLNEVVDNFRNMKKTAESAMGQLSFNELQFAPTEESNSIARIVKHMSGNMISRWTNFLTSDGEKPTRDRDGEFEGSYASLEEMMSAWSAGWEVLFDTITQLKVDDLVKTVFIRSEPHNVIQSIERQVYHLSYHVGQIVYVAKQIRNCEWEVLTIPKGKSREFQTQMNNQFRNKM, from the coding sequence GTGGATGTAGGAACTATCTATTTAAATGAAGTAGTAGATAACTTCCGCAACATGAAAAAAACTGCGGAAAGTGCAATGGGACAACTGAGCTTTAACGAATTACAGTTTGCACCAACCGAAGAGTCAAACAGCATTGCTCGGATTGTTAAACATATGTCTGGAAATATGATATCAAGGTGGACGAATTTTTTAACATCAGATGGTGAAAAACCTACTCGGGATAGGGACGGGGAGTTTGAGGGATCTTACGCTTCTCTTGAAGAAATGATGTCTGCTTGGAGTGCGGGTTGGGAAGTATTATTTGATACAATCACTCAATTGAAAGTCGATGATCTAGTGAAGACCGTTTTTATACGTTCTGAACCGCACAATGTTATTCAGTCAATAGAAAGGCAAGTCTATCATCTCTCTTACCACGTAGGACAGATTGTGTATGTGGCCAAGCAAATTCGTAACTGCGAGTGGGAAGTCTTAACGATACCAAAGGGGAAATCAAGAGAATTTCAAACCCAAATGAATAATCAATTCAGAAATAAAATGTGA
- the liaF gene encoding cell wall-active antibiotics response protein LiaF yields the protein MSRSSRWGVVLLFFGIAYLFIQLKVIPWNSEWLRGDVIWPGLLALFGLYDLVEKRRARAALWPIFLFVLGLLLLLRDLHLVAALTSIPNGWDLFWALLLIFAGLDLVLPKRGRLFTIRILDINSRQRDGKESIGTWPLSGKGSRQKQASRDFGARRLIGELMVGRSPWTLRSADYWTGVGETRINLATAHIEDGDYELDVSGWIGEIRILVPESLDVSADVHLGVGEINVFGDSHSGPGGYILYEDPTFGQSRRRCKLKVNLSIGSISLVRV from the coding sequence ATGAGTCGCAGTTCACGCTGGGGTGTAGTTTTGTTGTTCTTTGGAATTGCTTATTTGTTCATCCAGTTGAAGGTCATTCCCTGGAATTCAGAATGGCTTCGCGGGGATGTTATATGGCCTGGACTTTTGGCACTCTTTGGACTTTATGATCTAGTTGAAAAACGGCGAGCGCGGGCTGCCTTGTGGCCCATTTTTCTATTTGTCCTCGGACTGCTTCTTCTACTTCGTGATCTCCATTTGGTGGCAGCACTTACGTCCATTCCTAATGGATGGGATCTATTTTGGGCACTATTACTCATTTTTGCTGGTCTTGATCTCGTTTTACCCAAACGAGGCCGTTTGTTTACCATTCGCATTCTTGATATTAATTCAAGGCAGCGGGATGGTAAAGAGAGTATAGGTACTTGGCCGCTTTCGGGTAAGGGTTCTAGGCAAAAGCAAGCGTCTCGTGATTTTGGTGCTCGTCGGTTAATCGGTGAGTTGATGGTGGGTCGAAGTCCGTGGACGCTAAGAAGTGCCGATTATTGGACGGGTGTCGGAGAGACACGCATCAACTTGGCGACCGCCCATATTGAAGACGGAGATTATGAATTGGACGTAAGCGGCTGGATTGGTGAAATTCGCATTCTCGTACCTGAATCCCTCGATGTGTCTGCAGATGTGCACTTGGGAGTTGGCGAAATCAACGTATTTGGTGACAGCCACTCAGGTCCTGGGGGTTATATTCTCTATGAAGATCCGACATTTGGTCAATCAAGGCGTCGCTGTAAGTTGAAGGTCAACCTGAGTATTGGTTCAATCTCTTTGGTGAGGGTTTAG
- a CDS encoding ornithine cyclodeaminase family protein, whose amino-acid sequence MYQVLTDRDIENLGSMKMIIEAITRSFEEQSNGTLISPPRFRIETDLGDLVFTAGAATALDKVIGFRVYETYKNDVDGHGQIVCVFDSENGVFKGIIIGNLLGALRTGAIGGVAINELSRMDAEQIAVIGTGLQARTQLEAAVAVAVAVAVAVAVAVRNIKNIRVYSRSHDNRETFAQEMSKKLNTDILPVTSSRDCIEGADIVICATNSVTPVFEIDGLKPGAHINTVGSKSARKHEIPFELAAVSSVIANDSIEQLRAYQTPHFLVGTPDESRVVQLSEIVTGRVSGRRAAGMSLCFAL is encoded by the coding sequence AAAATGATTATAGAGGCAATTACACGGTCTTTTGAAGAGCAATCAAATGGAACGTTAATTTCACCTCCAAGATTTCGTATAGAAACAGATCTAGGTGATTTGGTTTTTACAGCAGGAGCTGCTACAGCCTTAGATAAGGTTATCGGATTTCGTGTATACGAAACGTATAAAAATGATGTAGATGGTCACGGGCAAATAGTTTGTGTATTTGATTCGGAAAATGGGGTTTTTAAGGGGATTATTATCGGGAATCTACTTGGTGCACTTCGCACGGGCGCAATTGGTGGCGTTGCCATAAATGAATTGTCTCGAATGGATGCCGAGCAAATAGCTGTTATTGGTACAGGGTTACAAGCGCGGACACAGCTGGAAGCAGCTGTAGCTGTAGCTGTAGCTGTAGCTGTAGCTGTAGCTGTAGCTGTAAGGAATATTAAAAATATTAGGGTTTATAGTCGTAGCCATGATAATCGAGAAACGTTTGCACAAGAAATGTCGAAGAAACTCAACACTGATATTTTGCCGGTCACTTCGTCAAGAGATTGCATTGAAGGTGCTGATATTGTCATTTGTGCCACTAATAGTGTTACTCCAGTGTTTGAAATAGATGGGTTAAAACCAGGCGCACACATCAATACTGTCGGTTCAAAATCAGCAAGAAAACATGAGATACCATTTGAGTTAGCAGCTGTAAGTTCAGTGATTGCTAATGACTCTATCGAGCAACTTCGGGCTTATCAAACACCACATTTTTTAGTAGGAACACCTGACGAGAGTCGAGTTGTGCAACTGTCTGAGATCGTAACTGGGAGGGTATCGGGAAGAAGGGCAGCAGGGATGTCACTTTGTTTTGCTCTGTAG
- a CDS encoding sensor histidine kinase, translated as MTLRTTFMAMSATLALGGFGLGTLLWNLHVRWDVDIILCLILFILAMAVGFAFAQGYRRRLADIEEATTLLGLGRLQYRIATFGKADEVDRLALGFNQMGETLEQQVAQLQALAEENRRLAGDAERAATMEERQRLARDLHDSVSQQLFALAMLAEAAVAHSISNSSEIVGDLSMIAELAHAAQREMRGLLLHLRPIDLEGRSFIEAAGIFLQAVQERHGLVVQFSCRVEADIPPIIEEQLFRILQEAVSNTLKHAVATLLVVQLLEQPAAYEFSVSDDGQGLTSAPKLLTDSYGIRMMRERVGRLGGRLELLARYPGLTVSVVIPRRREN; from the coding sequence ATGACGTTGCGTACAACTTTTATGGCGATGAGTGCCACATTGGCTCTGGGGGGATTTGGCCTCGGTACTCTGCTCTGGAATCTGCACGTGCGCTGGGATGTGGACATCATTTTGTGTCTTATTTTGTTCATTTTGGCGATGGCTGTGGGGTTTGCTTTTGCTCAGGGTTACCGTCGGCGTCTTGCAGATATTGAAGAGGCGACAACGCTGCTTGGTCTTGGGCGGCTTCAGTATCGGATTGCTACCTTTGGCAAGGCGGATGAGGTTGACCGCTTAGCTTTAGGCTTCAATCAAATGGGGGAGACGCTCGAACAGCAAGTCGCTCAACTGCAAGCACTGGCGGAGGAAAATCGTCGTTTGGCAGGAGATGCCGAACGCGCAGCGACGATGGAAGAGCGGCAAAGGTTGGCACGCGACTTACACGACTCGGTCAGCCAGCAACTGTTTGCGCTCGCTATGCTAGCTGAGGCGGCAGTAGCTCATAGCATATCGAATTCGAGTGAGATTGTCGGAGATTTATCTATGATTGCTGAATTAGCTCACGCAGCTCAGCGAGAGATGCGCGGATTACTTTTACATTTGCGACCGATCGATTTGGAGGGCAGAAGCTTTATAGAAGCAGCAGGTATATTTTTGCAGGCCGTTCAGGAACGTCATGGGCTAGTGGTACAGTTCTCGTGTCGGGTGGAAGCAGATATACCTCCAATCATCGAAGAACAACTGTTTCGAATCTTGCAAGAGGCAGTCTCCAACACCCTAAAACACGCAGTAGCGACGTTGCTTGTCGTCCAATTACTGGAGCAACCTGCAGCGTATGAGTTTTCCGTCTCAGATGACGGTCAAGGGTTGACTAGCGCACCAAAGTTATTGACTGATTCTTACGGCATTCGAATGATGCGTGAGCGCGTCGGCAGATTAGGAGGTCGACTTGAATTGCTGGCGCGCTATCCTGGATTGACAGTTAGTGTTGTCATACCAAGGAGAAGGGAGAATTAA